Proteins co-encoded in one Gehongia tenuis genomic window:
- a CDS encoding sodium ion-translocating decarboxylase subunit beta — translation MGFFQGTNWQCLVMLLIGCILIYLAVVKKYEPLLLLPIAFGMILANLPGANLMEEGGLLYFLYQGVKLGIYPPLIFLGIGAMTDFAPLIANPKSLLLGAAAQLGIFITFLGALLLQFEIPEAASIGIIGGADGPTAIYVTSKLAPHLLGPIAVAAYSYMALVPIIQPPIMKALTTKKERMIVMEQLRPVSKREKIIFPIMVTIVVSLLLPSAAPLIGMLMLGNLLKESGVTERLEKTAKNELINIVTIFLGVTVGATANGTTFLQLQTILIIVLGLIAFAFGTAGGVLFGKLMCKLTHGKVNPLIGSAGVSAVPMAARVSQVVGQKENPKNFLLMHAMGPNVAGVIGSAIAAGVFISMFGG, via the coding sequence ATGGGCTTCTTTCAGGGCACCAATTGGCAGTGCCTGGTCATGCTCTTGATCGGCTGCATTTTGATCTATCTGGCCGTCGTCAAGAAGTATGAGCCGCTTTTGCTGCTGCCCATCGCTTTCGGTATGATTTTAGCTAACCTGCCCGGCGCAAATCTGATGGAGGAGGGGGGACTCCTCTATTTCCTCTACCAGGGCGTAAAACTGGGCATCTACCCGCCGCTCATCTTCCTGGGCATCGGTGCTATGACGGACTTTGCGCCGCTCATCGCCAATCCCAAGAGTCTGCTTTTGGGCGCGGCGGCTCAGCTGGGTATTTTTATCACCTTCCTGGGCGCCCTGCTGCTGCAGTTTGAGATTCCTGAAGCGGCCTCCATCGGCATCATCGGCGGTGCGGACGGTCCCACGGCCATCTATGTGACCAGCAAACTGGCGCCCCATCTGCTTGGGCCCATCGCGGTCGCGGCCTATTCCTACATGGCTCTGGTGCCCATCATTCAGCCGCCCATCATGAAGGCGTTGACCACCAAGAAGGAGCGCATGATCGTCATGGAGCAGCTCAGGCCGGTCAGCAAGCGGGAGAAGATCATTTTCCCCATCATGGTGACCATCGTTGTGTCCCTGCTGCTGCCCTCCGCTGCTCCGCTGATTGGTATGCTCATGCTGGGTAACCTGCTCAAGGAGTCCGGTGTGACGGAACGCCTTGAAAAGACGGCGAAAAACGAACTCATCAATATCGTTACCATCTTCCTGGGCGTGACGGTCGGCGCCACCGCCAACGGCACCACCTTCCTGCAGTTGCAGACCATCCTGATCATTGTGCTGGGCCTTATCGCCTTCGCTTTTGGTACGGCTGGCGGCGTGCTGTTCGGAAAGCTTATGTGCAAGCTCACCCACGGCAAGGTCAATCCTTTGATCGGATCCGCCGGTGTTTCCGCCGTTCCCATGGCGGCCCGCGTTTCCCAGGTTGTGGGACAGAAGGAAAACCCCAAAAACTTCCTGCTCATGCACGCCATGGGCCCGAACGTTGCGGGCGTTATCGGTTCCGCCATCGCGGCTGGTGTGTTTATTTCCATGTTTGGCGGTTAA
- a CDS encoding oxaloacetate decarboxylase subunit alpha has translation MGKLMITDTILRDAHQSQAATRMRTEEMLPICPQLDQVGYYSLECWGGATFDSCLRFLNEDPWERLRLLREALPNTKLQMLLRGQNLLGYKHYADDVVDAFVKYAIKNGIDIIRTFDALNDLRNMEQAVKATKKYGGVAEVAISYTVSPVHTLEYFVNLAVDIEKMGADTICIKDMANLLLPYDAYKLVKMMKEKVNVPIHLHTHNTTGTGDMVYLKAAEAGVDIVDTAISTMANGTSQPCTEALVATLQGTEYDTGLDLQLLSEIAAYFRGVADRLKTDGFLDSKVLGVDVNTLLYQVPGGMLSNLISQLKQQGASDKLYDVLAEVPRVREDSGYPPLVTPTSQIVGTQAVLNVVTGERYKMATKEFKAMLRGEYGRLPGEVNPDVRKKVIGDAEVITHRPADDIAPEMEKYRKEIKDVMAQEEDVLTWALFPQVAPKFFQYRQENNFGE, from the coding sequence ATGGGAAAACTAATGATCACGGATACCATTCTTCGGGATGCCCACCAATCGCAGGCGGCCACCCGGATGCGCACGGAAGAGATGCTGCCCATCTGCCCCCAGTTGGACCAGGTGGGATACTATTCCTTGGAATGCTGGGGAGGTGCCACCTTTGACTCCTGCCTGCGCTTTTTGAACGAGGATCCCTGGGAGCGGCTGCGGCTGCTTCGCGAGGCTCTGCCCAACACCAAGCTGCAGATGCTGCTGCGCGGTCAGAACCTGCTTGGATACAAACATTATGCCGATGATGTGGTGGATGCTTTCGTCAAGTACGCCATTAAAAACGGTATCGACATCATCCGTACCTTCGATGCTCTGAATGACCTTCGGAACATGGAGCAGGCGGTCAAGGCCACCAAGAAGTACGGCGGTGTGGCGGAAGTGGCCATCAGCTATACGGTCAGCCCTGTCCACACGCTGGAGTATTTCGTGAATCTGGCTGTGGATATCGAAAAGATGGGTGCGGACACCATCTGCATCAAGGACATGGCCAACCTGCTTTTGCCCTACGATGCCTATAAGCTGGTCAAGATGATGAAGGAAAAGGTGAATGTTCCCATTCACCTGCATACCCATAACACCACCGGCACCGGCGACATGGTCTATCTGAAAGCCGCCGAAGCGGGTGTGGATATCGTGGATACCGCGATTTCCACCATGGCCAATGGTACCTCCCAGCCCTGCACCGAGGCTCTCGTGGCAACGCTTCAGGGCACCGAATATGATACTGGCCTGGATCTGCAGCTGCTCAGCGAGATCGCCGCTTATTTCCGCGGCGTGGCCGACCGCCTGAAGACCGATGGCTTCCTCGATTCCAAGGTTTTGGGTGTGGACGTCAACACGCTGCTCTATCAGGTGCCCGGCGGAATGCTGTCCAACTTGATCAGCCAGCTCAAGCAGCAGGGCGCCAGCGACAAGCTCTACGATGTGCTGGCCGAAGTGCCGCGGGTCCGCGAGGATTCCGGCTATCCGCCGCTGGTGACGCCCACCAGTCAGATCGTGGGCACCCAGGCTGTGCTGAACGTGGTGACCGGCGAGCGCTACAAGATGGCTACGAAGGAATTCAAGGCCATGCTCCGGGGCGAATACGGCCGTCTTCCTGGCGAGGTCAACCCCGACGTGCGCAAAAAGGTCATTGGCGACGCGGAAGTTATCACCCATCGCCCGGCGGATGATATCGCGCCCGAGATGGAGAAATACCGCAAGGAAATCAAGGACGTCATGGCGCAGGAGGAGGATGTCCTCACCTGGGCTTTGTTCCCGCAGGTGGCGCCCAAATTCTTCCAGTATCGTCAGGAAAACAACTTCGGTGAATAA
- a CDS encoding MurR/RpiR family transcriptional regulator → MNMDLTQRIQHYYKSMSKGQKIIAEYILTHYDKAAFMTASKLGHTVGVSESTVVRFALILGYEGYPKLQRALQELIRNKLTTVQRMELSEGMESSNILESVLKKDMNNIRMSIEELDKKAFQDVVESIFEAKNVYILGLRSSSVLAQFLGYYLNYALDNIKVVTSGVSDIFDQMARIGPKDLLICISFPRYATRALEGLKFAKQNEAQTVAITDSQLSPLKEHADICLTAHSDMASYVDSLVAPLSLLNALVVAVANRKKGDLTSHFSNLEAIWNQYGVYMGKDYTLDE, encoded by the coding sequence ATGAATATGGATCTGACACAGCGGATTCAGCACTATTACAAAAGCATGAGCAAGGGTCAAAAGATCATTGCGGAATACATCCTGACCCATTACGATAAGGCCGCTTTCATGACCGCTTCCAAACTGGGTCACACGGTGGGTGTGAGCGAATCCACGGTGGTGCGCTTCGCCCTGATTTTGGGCTACGAGGGCTATCCCAAGCTTCAGCGTGCCTTGCAGGAGCTCATTCGCAACAAACTGACCACGGTCCAGCGCATGGAACTTTCCGAAGGCATGGAATCCTCCAACATTCTGGAGTCTGTGCTGAAAAAAGATATGAACAACATCCGTATGTCCATTGAAGAACTGGATAAAAAAGCTTTTCAAGACGTGGTGGAAAGCATCTTCGAAGCAAAGAACGTCTATATCCTGGGCCTTCGCAGCTCTTCGGTGCTGGCACAGTTTTTGGGATATTATCTCAACTATGCGCTGGACAATATCAAGGTCGTAACTTCCGGGGTCAGCGACATCTTCGACCAGATGGCCCGTATCGGGCCCAAGGATCTGCTCATCTGTATCAGTTTCCCCCGGTATGCAACCCGCGCTTTGGAGGGGCTCAAATTTGCCAAGCAAAATGAAGCGCAAACCGTGGCCATCACGGACAGCCAGCTCTCGCCTTTAAAGGAGCACGCCGATATCTGTCTTACCGCCCACAGCGATATGGCCTCCTACGTGGATTCGCTGGTCGCGCCTCTCAGCCTGCTGAACGCTCTGGTGGTCGCGGTGGCCAATCGAAAGAAGGGCGATCTCACTTCCCATTTCTCCAACTTGGAGGCGATTTGGAATCAGTATGGCGTATATATGGGGAAGGATTACACCCTGGATGAATAG
- a CDS encoding D-alanyl-D-alanine carboxypeptidase family protein, whose amino-acid sequence MKKTLAILVALFTFFLYTEIACAAPSSSAQAFAVMEASTGRLLYAGNADAELPMASTTKIMTTLVALENGDLDQMITVPKNCVGVEGSSLYVKEGEEYSLRDLLYGLMLRSGNDAAETIAVGLTGSVDGFVELMNQKAAELGCTGTHFVNPHGLTAEGHYTTARDLAKITSAAMQNETFREITGAKSWKMTTGTNPRVINNKNKMLWEYEGANGGKTGYTSAAGRCLVSTAERDGMQLVCVVLNCSPMFEDSKALLDEAFANYHWTKVLASGETMAIAPVENGRGESSVPAVTQGEVWFPLLDGEKARLRLNYDVAEARAPVKTGDSLGTITLTLDEDLSATVPMASAADVEKEQFGDYVRKVMGGWKMFQSSP is encoded by the coding sequence ATGAAGAAAACACTTGCCATTTTGGTGGCGCTTTTTACGTTTTTCCTTTATACTGAAATTGCTTGCGCCGCTCCCTCCTCATCGGCCCAGGCTTTCGCCGTGATGGAGGCCTCCACGGGGCGGCTTTTGTATGCGGGCAACGCCGACGCCGAACTGCCCATGGCCAGTACCACGAAGATCATGACCACACTGGTAGCTCTGGAGAACGGCGACCTTGATCAGATGATCACCGTACCCAAAAACTGTGTGGGGGTGGAGGGTTCGTCTCTGTACGTGAAGGAGGGAGAGGAGTATTCCCTCCGCGATCTGCTGTATGGGCTTATGCTGCGCTCGGGCAATGATGCCGCGGAGACCATTGCCGTGGGGCTGACGGGATCGGTGGACGGCTTTGTGGAACTGATGAACCAGAAGGCCGCAGAACTTGGCTGCACCGGCACCCATTTCGTCAATCCCCATGGGCTGACGGCTGAGGGGCATTACACCACCGCTCGTGATCTCGCCAAGATCACTTCCGCCGCCATGCAAAACGAAACCTTTCGGGAGATCACCGGGGCAAAAAGTTGGAAGATGACCACCGGCACCAATCCCAGGGTGATCAACAACAAGAACAAAATGCTCTGGGAATACGAGGGCGCGAACGGCGGCAAGACGGGTTATACATCCGCCGCAGGCCGGTGCCTTGTATCCACTGCCGAACGGGACGGCATGCAGCTGGTTTGCGTGGTGCTCAATTGCAGCCCCATGTTTGAAGATTCCAAGGCTCTTTTGGATGAGGCGTTTGCCAACTACCACTGGACAAAGGTGCTTGCAAGCGGCGAGACCATGGCCATAGCTCCCGTGGAAAATGGCCGGGGGGAGAGCAGCGTGCCCGCGGTGACGCAGGGTGAGGTATGGTTTCCTTTGCTGGATGGAGAAAAGGCAAGGCTGCGGCTGAACTATGATGTGGCTGAGGCCAGGGCACCTGTAAAGACAGGGGACAGCTTAGGCACCATCACCCTCACGTTGGATGAAGATCTTTCCGCAACCGTGCCCATGGCATCGGCGGCGGATGTGGAAAAAGAACAATTTGGCGATTATGTCAGAAAGGTAATGGGAGGATGGAAAATGTTCCAAAGCAGTCCGTGA
- a CDS encoding OadG family transporter subunit, with the protein MDKLLYGLGVMAIGLVVVFLGLIILIGLIKCLGFLKGKEKKQEAAAATAAPAPMPVQAPAEDNGAVVAAISAAIAAYTNGAPVVIKKIKRSGPNMLRVRAFRRDDAFAPEWTQKEVGSVIHRGKPNMLKVRPFARNDAFAPDWTREEK; encoded by the coding sequence ATGGATAAACTCTTATACGGCCTAGGCGTAATGGCGATAGGCCTCGTTGTTGTTTTTCTAGGACTCATCATTCTCATCGGCCTTATCAAATGCCTCGGATTTTTGAAGGGCAAGGAGAAGAAACAGGAGGCGGCCGCGGCTACAGCAGCTCCGGCTCCTATGCCCGTTCAGGCTCCTGCTGAGGACAATGGCGCTGTGGTTGCGGCGATCTCCGCGGCCATTGCCGCTTACACGAACGGCGCGCCGGTGGTAATTAAAAAGATCAAGCGCAGCGGTCCCAATATGCTGCGGGTAAGAGCCTTCCGGCGGGATGACGCATTCGCACCGGAGTGGACGCAAAAGGAAGTGGGCAGCGTCATTCATCGCGGCAAGCCCAACATGCTGAAGGTTCGCCCCTTCGCCCGAAACGATGCTTTCGCACCGGACTGGACCCGAGAGGAAAAATAA
- the surE gene encoding 5'/3'-nucleotidase SurE — protein MRILVTNDDGIRAPGIRALVEQLAPKHDITVVAPAEEQSAKSHSITIHTPLMVRKQVFMSGVTGYAVTGTPSDCVRLGVLQLMEKPDMVLSGINAGSNIGLDVLYSGTVSAALEGALLGYPSAAVSSFTKDWGAFDFERAAKESEILVKLIEEKKVDASIVLNLNVPSVQDDAYKGVKVAPLDLDPATRENYEKRISPAGEAYYWMTFQARPNGPDSFQQGDLYLCQDGYSTLTPLHFDLTQHRDLPALEAWVEARENEA, from the coding sequence ATGCGTATTTTGGTAACAAACGATGACGGCATTCGAGCACCGGGCATACGTGCTTTGGTGGAACAGCTTGCGCCCAAACATGATATCACGGTGGTGGCTCCCGCGGAGGAGCAAAGCGCGAAATCCCATTCCATCACCATTCACACCCCTCTGATGGTCAGAAAGCAGGTATTCATGTCCGGCGTAACGGGCTACGCGGTGACGGGTACGCCCTCGGATTGTGTGCGCCTCGGTGTGCTTCAGCTTATGGAAAAACCGGACATGGTGCTTTCCGGTATCAACGCCGGCTCCAATATCGGCCTGGATGTGCTCTACTCCGGAACGGTATCCGCTGCCCTTGAAGGCGCCCTTTTGGGGTACCCTTCCGCGGCGGTTTCCTCCTTTACCAAGGATTGGGGCGCCTTTGATTTTGAACGCGCTGCAAAAGAATCGGAAATTTTGGTCAAATTGATCGAGGAAAAGAAGGTGGATGCGTCCATCGTGTTGAATCTAAATGTGCCATCAGTGCAAGATGATGCATATAAAGGCGTCAAAGTGGCTCCGCTGGACCTGGACCCGGCGACCCGGGAAAACTATGAAAAACGGATCAGCCCTGCGGGCGAGGCTTACTATTGGATGACATTCCAGGCCCGTCCCAATGGCCCGGACAGCTTTCAGCAGGGGGATCTATACCTGTGCCAGGATGGGTACAGCACCCTGACGCCTCTGCATTTTGATCTGACGCAGCATCGCGATCTTCCTGCATTGGAGGCCTGGGTTGAGGCCCGGGAGAATGAAGCATAG
- a CDS encoding pseudouridine synthase, with translation MENVPKQSVRLQKFMADCGVASRRKAEEIIKAGRVLVNGQKITEMGRQIDPDRDQVMVDGVALKRPGGKKVYIAFNKPQGVLSTASDERGRPTVLDYVDVPERIYPVGRLDLDTEGLILLTNDGELAHDLTHPSVGIEKEYEALVGGILTRAQAGALERGIMLDGSKTAPAKVEIIEIREEKTHVRLVIHEGRNRQIRRMMDAVGHRVLFLRRLRVGGIHVGHLHVGAWRHLTQAEVAQLKKMVDKH, from the coding sequence ATGGAAAATGTTCCAAAGCAGTCCGTGAGACTGCAAAAATTCATGGCGGATTGCGGGGTTGCTTCCCGAAGAAAGGCTGAAGAGATCATCAAGGCGGGACGCGTGCTGGTCAACGGTCAAAAGATCACCGAAATGGGCCGCCAGATCGATCCCGATAGGGATCAGGTGATGGTGGACGGGGTTGCCCTGAAGCGGCCCGGCGGTAAAAAGGTGTACATTGCCTTCAACAAGCCTCAGGGCGTTCTCAGCACCGCATCGGATGAGCGGGGCAGGCCCACAGTGCTGGACTATGTGGATGTTCCTGAACGCATTTACCCTGTGGGACGCCTCGATCTGGATACGGAGGGGCTCATTCTGCTTACCAACGACGGGGAGCTGGCTCACGATCTTACGCACCCCTCCGTGGGGATCGAGAAGGAGTATGAGGCCCTGGTGGGAGGCATCTTAACCCGGGCTCAGGCCGGCGCCCTGGAACGGGGGATCATGCTGGACGGCAGCAAGACCGCCCCGGCCAAAGTGGAAATCATCGAGATTCGCGAAGAAAAGACCCACGTGCGCCTTGTGATCCATGAGGGGCGGAACCGGCAGATCCGGCGCATGATGGACGCCGTGGGCCATCGGGTGCTCTTTTTGCGGCGGCTTCGGGTGGGCGGCATCCATGTGGGCCATCTGCATGTGGGTGCCTGGCGCCATCTCACACAGGCCGAAGTGGCCCAGCTCAAAAAAATGGTGGACAAGCATTAG
- a CDS encoding biotin/lipoyl-containing protein translates to MSKKYLIHVNGTPYEVEVDEMAEGAKAPAAPAVVPAAAPAPQPAPAPAAAAPAAPAPAGAENVTCPMPGTILAVNVQPGAAVKKGDVMFILEAMKMENEIMAPRDGKVVSVGVQQNASVNPGDLLVVIE, encoded by the coding sequence ATGAGCAAAAAATACTTGATTCATGTGAATGGTACCCCATACGAAGTTGAAGTGGATGAGATGGCTGAAGGTGCAAAGGCGCCTGCGGCTCCCGCGGTTGTTCCAGCCGCCGCTCCCGCTCCCCAGCCTGCACCGGCACCCGCCGCTGCTGCTCCTGCTGCGCCCGCGCCCGCTGGCGCCGAGAACGTGACCTGCCCCATGCCCGGTACCATCCTGGCCGTGAACGTACAGCCCGGCGCTGCTGTGAAAAAGGGCGACGTGATGTTCATTCTCGAGGCCATGAAGATGGAGAATGAGATCATGGCTCCCCGGGATGGCAAGGTTGTCAGTGTCGGCGTTCAGCAAAACGCTTCCGTCAACCCCGGCGATCTGCTCGTGGTGATCGAATAA